A section of the Gloeobacter violaceus PCC 7421 genome encodes:
- a CDS encoding HEPN domain-containing protein, with protein sequence MANKAQEHLQDAEFIFDEIMRFAAMSQDEKFALLGSRSLDRLALIPNPFYTGTYLVCGVEAMRCFARMSKRYLDSRPVDKDEVDFDTFRKAVISDFGRRFVKDRKVVDTRQIDKMFTAALSRAKAEYSELTHFIPCILVHDEEPAEITIGPVRFTRREKFLAENQEEFDAERNKRYEASLKSQLDPTPKPWDKVFGKPTGTPEESASEAADFFFKRFEEYCSGFSWMAQVSVPRCHPKVSAERARLAVEGALDVLRLHLGRGRGAKLRQGNSPSIGTDFVELSRHAQGGFSFSYSFGSAEEILGPGWFPVVFEGPKGQILQAVGEMLWSYLDPSRTDQLNQRILDALSWHGQAVREILPSAKIVKFVAALERLTITKRTEDLRKTVSRRTALLLLGMPQNDPSYLKEFDHNCAEAQFVYDVRSDLMHGNRSPFDPELGVVAVKAASVAQSAISNSVSLLNKVREYVNEREGSNSPKPADLESAYTKLEAKIKVFRDSQEPSEDNAHTASTQE encoded by the coding sequence ATGGCGAACAAGGCGCAGGAACATCTGCAAGACGCGGAATTCATCTTCGACGAAATCATGCGCTTCGCTGCGATGTCGCAGGATGAGAAGTTCGCACTCCTCGGATCGCGCTCTTTGGACCGTCTGGCGCTCATCCCCAATCCCTTCTATACGGGAACCTACCTGGTGTGTGGCGTAGAAGCCATGCGCTGTTTCGCCAGGATGTCGAAGCGATACTTGGATTCGCGTCCCGTGGACAAGGACGAAGTGGACTTTGACACTTTTCGTAAGGCAGTAATCTCGGATTTCGGGAGACGGTTCGTGAAAGACCGGAAGGTTGTTGACACAAGACAAATCGACAAGATGTTCACGGCAGCTCTAAGCAGAGCAAAGGCTGAGTATTCCGAACTGACCCACTTCATCCCGTGCATCTTGGTGCACGATGAGGAACCCGCCGAAATTACAATTGGCCCCGTTCGTTTCACCCGCAGGGAAAAGTTTCTGGCTGAAAACCAAGAAGAGTTCGATGCCGAACGCAACAAGCGTTACGAAGCGAGCTTGAAATCCCAGCTCGACCCGACTCCCAAACCTTGGGATAAGGTGTTCGGCAAACCCACCGGAACACCCGAGGAGAGCGCCTCAGAAGCGGCCGACTTCTTTTTCAAGCGATTCGAGGAATACTGTTCCGGGTTTAGTTGGATGGCACAAGTCTCAGTGCCACGATGCCACCCTAAGGTTTCTGCCGAAAGGGCGCGCTTAGCGGTGGAAGGCGCACTTGACGTTCTGCGATTGCATTTGGGGAGGGGCCGGGGGGCAAAGCTCCGACAAGGTAACTCGCCCAGTATTGGAACTGACTTTGTGGAATTGAGCCGACATGCTCAGGGCGGCTTCAGCTTTTCGTATTCGTTCGGGAGCGCTGAGGAGATACTTGGTCCTGGCTGGTTCCCTGTTGTCTTTGAAGGGCCTAAGGGACAAATTCTTCAGGCGGTGGGCGAGATGCTTTGGTCCTACCTGGATCCATCCAGGACAGATCAACTCAATCAGCGGATCCTTGATGCCCTCTCGTGGCACGGCCAAGCCGTCCGCGAAATCCTGCCCTCCGCAAAGATCGTGAAATTCGTGGCAGCACTTGAGCGGCTGACCATCACCAAAAGAACGGAAGATCTACGCAAGACCGTTAGTCGCAGGACGGCTCTTTTATTGTTGGGTATGCCGCAGAATGACCCCAGCTACCTAAAAGAATTCGACCATAACTGTGCAGAAGCGCAGTTTGTCTACGATGTCCGCTCCGATTTAATGCATGGCAACCGTTCACCATTCGATCCGGAACTCGGCGTTGTGGCCGTCAAAGCTGCAAGCGTAGCTCAGTCTGCAATATCTAATTCGGTTAGCCTTTTAAACAAGGTACGCGAATATGTGAATGAGCGCGAGGGAAGTAACTCACCCAAACCTGCCGATCTCGAAAGTGCCTACACCAAGCTTGAAGCAAAGATCAAGGTGTTCAGGGACTCCCAGGAGCCGAGTGAGGATAACGCCCATACTGCATCGACGCAAGAGTAA
- a CDS encoding type II toxin-antitoxin system toxin DNA ADP-ribosyl transferase DarT, protein MTAPPPIEPKIYHITPVQSLASMIDCGCIWSDVQMIARGLANLNIGISDIKERRRKLQVHCNPGTKVGEYVPFYFCPRSIMLYILHCKNHKDLKYTGGQQPILHLESKLKVVVQWAEANQKPWAFSTRNAGTHYADFYNDLRDLYRINWSAVSATDFRDATIKEGKQAEFLLFESFPLTFVDRVGVFDSQVEQQIESLFEGTKYNPVVVVQRNWYY, encoded by the coding sequence TTGACTGCCCCGCCCCCAATCGAGCCAAAGATATACCACATTACCCCAGTCCAAAGCCTAGCTTCGATGATTGATTGCGGTTGCATTTGGTCGGACGTTCAAATGATTGCCCGGGGCTTGGCCAATCTGAACATTGGCATAAGCGATATCAAGGAGCGTCGTAGAAAACTACAGGTGCACTGCAATCCAGGGACCAAGGTTGGAGAGTACGTTCCATTCTACTTCTGTCCTCGCTCTATCATGCTATACATCTTGCACTGCAAAAACCACAAAGATCTAAAATACACAGGTGGACAGCAGCCCATATTGCACCTCGAATCGAAATTAAAAGTAGTAGTCCAATGGGCAGAAGCAAATCAAAAGCCTTGGGCTTTTTCTACCAGAAATGCTGGTACGCACTACGCTGATTTCTACAATGATTTGAGGGATTTATATCGGATTAATTGGTCAGCAGTGAGCGCTACCGATTTTCGAGATGCCACAATCAAAGAGGGCAAGCAAGCAGAGTTTTTGCTGTTTGAGTCGTTTCCATTGACCTTCGTGGATCGCGTCGGCGTCTTTGATTCGCAAGTAGAGCAACAAATCGAATCACTCTTTGAGGGAACGAAGTACAATCCCGTGGTGGTAGTGCAACGCAACTGGTACTATTGA
- a CDS encoding type II toxin-antitoxin system antitoxin DNA ADP-ribosyl glycohydrolase DarG, with translation MVELTKGDILSADAEALINTVNCVGVMGRGVALQFRKAYPENFKAYESACKRKEVRLGEVFVHDLHSFINPRYIINFPTKDHWKGSSRLSYIESGLRSLIGEVEKLGIRSLALPPLGCGLGGLDWREVRPLIEAAFAQVPWVHVLLFEPVGAPSPATMPKSNKKPSMSPGKAVLLGLMDRYLAALMDPFVTLLELHKLMYFMQEAGEALRLNYTKGTYGPYAENLRHVLNAIDGHYISGYGDGEDSPTKQIEPNAEAVGMALAFLEECPQTRERFERVIDLIEGFETSYGMELLSTVHWVAKTEGAGTPEKAVQFTHAWNDRKRTFEPRHIRVAWDILDDKGWLF, from the coding sequence GTGGTCGAACTTACAAAGGGTGATATTCTGTCGGCGGATGCGGAGGCCCTCATCAATACGGTCAACTGTGTCGGCGTGATGGGGCGTGGGGTGGCCTTACAATTCCGCAAGGCATACCCGGAAAATTTCAAGGCGTATGAGTCGGCCTGCAAGCGCAAAGAAGTGAGACTGGGCGAGGTGTTTGTGCACGATTTGCACAGTTTCATCAATCCCCGCTACATCATCAACTTCCCCACCAAAGATCATTGGAAAGGATCAAGTAGGCTGTCCTATATCGAATCGGGTCTCCGTTCCTTGATCGGGGAAGTAGAAAAGCTTGGGATTCGTTCGCTTGCCCTGCCCCCGCTAGGTTGCGGGTTGGGCGGATTGGATTGGCGGGAGGTGCGTCCCCTTATAGAAGCAGCTTTCGCTCAGGTGCCCTGGGTGCACGTCCTACTTTTCGAACCGGTGGGTGCGCCCTCTCCTGCCACAATGCCCAAGTCGAATAAAAAGCCTTCCATGTCCCCGGGCAAGGCGGTTTTGCTCGGATTGATGGATCGGTACCTAGCCGCGTTGATGGACCCGTTTGTCACGCTACTGGAACTCCACAAACTTATGTACTTTATGCAGGAAGCGGGAGAAGCGCTCAGATTGAATTACACCAAAGGGACTTACGGGCCTTATGCGGAGAACCTACGCCATGTGCTCAACGCAATAGACGGGCATTACATCAGTGGCTATGGAGACGGCGAAGACTCCCCCACAAAGCAAATAGAGCCGAACGCGGAGGCGGTCGGGATGGCTTTGGCGTTTCTTGAGGAGTGCCCGCAAACTCGCGAGCGCTTCGAGCGGGTGATTGATCTCATTGAGGGTTTTGAGACCTCCTACGGCATGGAGTTGCTGTCCACGGTCCACTGGGTTGCTAAGACGGAAGGGGCAGGTACTCCGGAAAAAGCCGTACAATTTACCCATGCGTGGAATGACCGCAAAAGGACTTTCGAGCCCAGGCATATCCGAGTGGCTTGGGATATTTTGGATGATAAAGGGTGGCTGTTTTGA
- a CDS encoding glutathione S-transferase family protein, with amino-acid sequence MPLGRLMEGRWVIEEKDRDAEGKFNRTATTFRHKITRDGSSGFMAEPDRYHLYVSLACPWAHRTLILRKLKGLAAVIGVSIVDAEIRDNGWSFGQEPGSLPDSVNGARYLWEVYCKADSQYTGKVTVPVLWDKFTHTIVNNESREIIRMFDTEFAALAATDADFYPEDRRGQIDETIDAIYQPINNGVYRSGFATSQRAYEEAVGELFAALDHWEQVLSTRRYLCGERITEADWCFFTTLLRFDAVYHGHFKCNLRRIVDYPNLWNYLKDLYQQPGVAETCNLDHIKRHYYRSHTNINPTAIVPAGPLVDFAAPHGRERLG; translated from the coding sequence ATGCCGCTTGGAAGGTTGATGGAAGGGCGCTGGGTCATCGAAGAGAAAGACCGCGATGCGGAAGGCAAATTCAACCGCACTGCGACTACGTTTCGCCACAAAATTACCCGCGACGGTAGTAGCGGTTTCATGGCCGAGCCGGACCGCTACCATCTGTATGTCTCTCTGGCTTGCCCTTGGGCGCACCGCACGCTCATCTTGCGTAAACTCAAAGGCCTGGCGGCAGTGATCGGCGTATCCATTGTCGATGCCGAGATCCGCGACAACGGCTGGAGCTTCGGCCAGGAGCCAGGATCGCTGCCTGACAGCGTCAATGGGGCGCGCTACCTCTGGGAAGTCTACTGCAAGGCGGATTCCCAGTACACCGGAAAAGTGACGGTGCCGGTGCTGTGGGACAAATTCACCCACACCATCGTCAACAACGAATCGCGCGAGATTATCCGCATGTTCGACACCGAATTTGCCGCCCTCGCCGCGACCGACGCCGATTTTTATCCCGAGGACCGACGCGGGCAGATCGACGAAACCATCGATGCGATCTACCAGCCCATCAACAACGGTGTCTACCGCTCCGGTTTCGCCACCAGCCAGCGCGCCTATGAAGAAGCCGTGGGCGAACTGTTCGCTGCCCTCGACCACTGGGAGCAGGTGCTCTCGACCCGGCGCTACCTGTGCGGCGAGCGCATTACCGAGGCCGACTGGTGCTTCTTTACGACCCTGCTGCGCTTCGACGCGGTCTACCACGGCCACTTCAAATGCAACCTGCGGCGCATCGTCGATTACCCGAACCTCTGGAACTACCTCAAAGACCTCTACCAGCAGCCGGGGGTGGCCGAAACGTGCAACCTCGACCACATCAAGCGCCACTACTACCGCAGCCACACCAACATCAACCCCACCGCCATCGTGCCCGCCGGACCGCTCGTCGACTTTGCCGCTCCCCACGGCCGCGAGCGCCTCGGTTAG
- a CDS encoding Kelch repeat-containing protein, whose amino-acid sequence MLPFAILYLPVVIGYEGSLAAQSSTGLLTAQINFQPKSSTLPSGYIEDTGAAYDQSRKFGWVREDSLASATPTPIDISPNARDRKVGGIDPRLNTLQHMEYPSGGTEPTAIKVPAAWQYALPNGSYSVQMSVGDPSYTSSQHTVNIEGIPAINRYQPTAALPFKQVLVQAEVVDGTLTLDSIGGTNTKINSVEIASRPGFDAVAWEKKAAGPINRAEAQGAMVAGKLYVFGGYTDTTFKPSVRSDLYDPADNTWKQIANLPISTTHAGTAVVGTDVYLAGGYIGKENGGQTFATTNVWKYNVNSNTWSALPPLPQARGSGALVVLGARLHFFGGADINRKDKGEHWYLPLNGGTGWTSAASLPNPRSHMGYAALGGKIYAVGGQYGFDANLVAQNFVDVWDPASPGAWTRVAGLPEPRGHISSSTLVVGNRLLVIGGQQFNGSSEADVYAYDPLGNAWSVLTPLPAQRHSGVAGNTGTQLHYTGGNLTSNLWQGRAALAVSLPAGQWAEPEDEGIAAMEH is encoded by the coding sequence TTGCTGCCGTTCGCAATTTTGTACCTGCCGGTGGTGATCGGCTATGAGGGGTCGCTTGCTGCCCAAAGCAGCACGGGGCTGTTGACCGCTCAAATCAATTTCCAACCGAAATCCTCCACCCTGCCAAGCGGTTACATCGAAGATACAGGCGCAGCCTACGACCAAAGCCGCAAGTTCGGTTGGGTGCGCGAAGACAGTCTGGCGTCCGCGACACCGACACCGATCGATATTTCGCCCAACGCCCGCGATCGAAAGGTGGGCGGCATCGACCCGCGTCTCAATACCTTGCAGCACATGGAATACCCGTCGGGCGGCACCGAGCCGACGGCGATCAAGGTTCCGGCCGCCTGGCAGTATGCTTTGCCGAACGGTTCCTATAGCGTCCAGATGAGCGTCGGCGACCCTTCGTATACCAGTAGTCAACACACTGTCAACATCGAAGGCATTCCGGCGATCAACCGCTACCAGCCCACCGCCGCACTGCCCTTTAAGCAGGTGCTCGTGCAAGCGGAGGTCGTGGACGGCACTTTGACCCTCGATTCGATCGGGGGCACCAACACCAAAATCAACAGCGTCGAGATCGCGAGCCGCCCCGGTTTTGATGCGGTTGCCTGGGAGAAAAAAGCCGCAGGTCCGATCAACCGCGCCGAGGCACAAGGGGCGATGGTCGCAGGCAAGCTCTACGTCTTCGGCGGGTATACCGACACCACCTTTAAACCCTCGGTCCGCTCGGACCTCTACGATCCGGCCGACAACACCTGGAAGCAGATTGCCAACCTGCCCATCTCCACCACCCACGCCGGTACGGCTGTGGTCGGCACCGATGTGTATCTGGCGGGCGGTTACATCGGCAAAGAAAACGGCGGCCAGACCTTTGCCACCACCAACGTCTGGAAGTACAACGTCAACTCGAACACCTGGAGCGCTCTGCCGCCTCTGCCGCAGGCGCGCGGTTCCGGGGCGTTGGTCGTGTTGGGCGCTCGGCTGCACTTCTTCGGCGGGGCCGACATCAATCGCAAGGACAAGGGCGAGCACTGGTATTTGCCGCTCAACGGCGGCACCGGCTGGACAAGCGCCGCCTCTTTGCCCAATCCGCGCTCGCATATGGGTTATGCGGCCTTGGGAGGCAAAATTTACGCTGTGGGCGGCCAGTACGGCTTCGATGCCAATCTGGTGGCCCAGAATTTTGTGGATGTGTGGGATCCCGCTTCCCCTGGGGCGTGGACGCGGGTGGCGGGTCTACCCGAGCCGCGCGGCCATATCTCTTCCTCGACGCTCGTGGTCGGCAACCGGCTCCTCGTCATCGGCGGACAGCAATTCAACGGCTCCTCCGAGGCCGATGTGTACGCCTACGACCCGCTCGGCAACGCCTGGTCGGTTCTCACCCCGCTGCCTGCCCAGCGCCACTCGGGCGTGGCGGGCAACACCGGAACCCAGTTGCACTACACCGGCGGCAACTTGACATCCAACCTCTGGCAGGGGAGAGCGGCCCTGGCGGTTTCCCTGCCGGCAGGGCAATGGGCCGAACCGGAGGACGAGGGCATCGCCGCTATGGAGCACTAA